A stretch of Anoplopoma fimbria isolate UVic2021 breed Golden Eagle Sablefish chromosome 4, Afim_UVic_2022, whole genome shotgun sequence DNA encodes these proteins:
- the gar1 gene encoding H/ACA ribonucleoprotein complex subunit 1, translating to MSFRGGGGRGGRGGGGGFSRGGRGGGGGYGGGGGGYGGGRGGGGFGRGGGGRGGFNRQDYGPPEYVVAVGEFVHPCEDDIVCKCTTEENKVPYFNAPVYLENKEQIGKVDEIFGQLRDFYFSVKLSDNMKASSFKKMQKFYIDPMKLLPLQRFLPRPPGEKGPPRGGRGGRGGGRGGGFRGGRGGGFGGGRGGGGFGGGRGGGGFRGGAGGGFRGRGGGGGRGFRGAR from the exons ATGTctttcagaggaggaggaggacgaggaggaagaggaggaggtggaggatttagccgaggaggcagaggaggtggaggtggatatggaggaggtggaggaggatatggaggaggcagaggaggaggaggatttggACGTGGTGGTGGAGGCAGAGGGGGCTTTAACAGACAAGACTACGGTCCTCCAGAATATGTCGTCG CGGTGGGAGAGTTTGTGCATCCATGTGAAGATGACATTGTGTGCAAGTGTAcgacagaggaaaacaaagtcCCCTACTTCAACGCCCCCGTGTACTTGGAAAACAAGGAGCAGATCGGGAAGGTGGATGAGATATTTGGCCAGCTCCGGGACTTC TATTTTTCAGTTAAACTTTCTGATAACATGAAGGCGTCTTCATTTAAGAAAATGCAGAAG TTTTATATAGATCCAATGAAGCTCCTCCCGCTGCAGAGATTCCTCCCCAGGCCGCCAGGAGAGAAGGGTCCGCCAAGAGGAGGCCGAGGGGGAAGAGGTGGTGGTCGTGGAG gtggtTTTAGAGGCGGCCGCGGTGGAGGATTTGGAGGTGGACGAGGCGGTGGAGGATTTGGAGGTGGACGAGGCGGTGGAGGATTTCGAGGTGGTGCAGGAGGTGGCTtcagaggaaggggaggaggaggaggacgtggATTCAGAG GCGCGAGATAA
- the LOC129090585 gene encoding alcohol dehydrogenase class-3-like, protein MSTAGQVIRCKAAVAWEPRKPLSIENVDVAPPKSHEVRIKVVATGVCYTDWQSLYQTGKGGRLRPFPLVLGHEAAGIVESVGPEVTKFAPGDKVIPLFLPQCGECDRCRGPEMTRCRKKWANTEVGVMADGTSRISCNGQQVYQFLGVSSFSQYTVVSDASLAKIESDAPLDKVCILGCGVSTGYGAAVNACKVAKDSLCAVFGLGAVGLAAVMGCQAAKAKRIIAVDFNSDRFEKALMFGATECINPQDISKPIQEHLVEMTDGGVDYAMECDGSPNFMSAALESTIDGWGTCVIVGWTEEETLSVMVEKILMGRTLKGTHFGGWNSVDGVIELVKDYMQDKLKLDEFIDHNLPLNQINEAFDLMESGQSIRTVISPW, encoded by the exons ATGTCAACAGCAGGTCAG GTGATCAGATGCAAGGCAGCTGTTGCATGGGAGCCTAGGAAGCCTCTGTCCATTGAGAATGTGGATGTGGCCCCACCTAAGAGCCATGAAGTCCGCATCAAG GTTGTTGCCACGGGTGTCTGCTACACGGACTGGCAAAGTCTGTATCAGACTGGAAAAGGGGGGAGGTTGAGACCATTCCCGTTAGTACTCGGCCATGAAGCAGCGGGGATAGTGGAGAGCGTCGGGCCTGAAGTCACCAAATTCGCACCGG GTGACAAAGTTATTCCACTTTTTCTGCCACAGTGTGGGGAATGTGATCGATGTCGGGGCCCTGAAATGACCAGATGCAGGAAGAAATG GGCGAACACAGAAGTGGGTGTAATGGCTGACGGCACAAGCAGGATATCTTGCAATGGCCAGCAGGTGTACCAGTTCCTTGGCGTCAGCTCTTTCTCCCAGTACACTGTGGTTTCTGATGCCTCACTTGCAAAAATAGAAAGCGACGCACCGCTTGACAAAGTGTGTATCCTGGGGTGTGGCGTCTCCACCGGTTATGGTGCTGCTGTTAATGCATGCAAG GTTGCAAAAGACTCCTTGTGCGCCGTGTTTGGGCTCGGAGCTGTCGGACTGGCAGCCGTCATGGGCTGCCAGGCCGCTAAGGCGAAAAGGATCATCGCGGTCGACTTCAACTCCGACAGGTTTGAGAAAGCCCTCATGTTCGGAGCCACTGAGTGTATCAACCCTCAAGATATCAGCAAGCCCATCCAGGAGCATCTGGTGGAGATGACGGACGGAGGGGTGGACTACGCTATGGAGTGTGATGGAAGTCCAAATTTTATG AGTGCTGCGCTGGAGTCTACAATAGACGGCTGGGGAACCTGCGTCATTGTTGGGTGGACGGAGGAAGAAACATTGAGCGTCATGGTTGAAAAGATTCTGATGGGACGCACCTTGAAGGGGACTCATTTTGGAg GTTGGAATAGTGTCGATGGTGTGATTGAACTGGTGAAAGACTACATGCAAGACAAGCTGAAGCTGGATGAGTTCATCGACCACAACCTCCCGCTGAACCAAATCAATGAGGCCTTTGATTTAATGGAGAGTGGGCAAAG